Below is a genomic region from Neovison vison isolate M4711 chromosome 9, ASM_NN_V1, whole genome shotgun sequence.
CAGCTCCCCTGGGGGGGTCCTGCCATCaagccccgcctgcctctgccctgcATGTCACTGTCCACAGCGGGGAGGCCAGGCCCCAGCCAGCTCAGGGATGGGGTTTTGCGTCCACACTCCTACAGCCGGCAGGGCAGGGGCCACGGCCCCCCAGGGGTTGCCGCTTCTGGGCCACCCTCCTCTCCTGGGGGCTGGAGGGCGGGGCAGACGCTGCTGATCAACCACAGCTCTCACCCCACAGGCCCGGACTGGGCCCCGGGGTTACCTGCGACACCggctccaggtgcccctccctgggcTCAAGGTGCGGCAAGCCTGCCATCTGAGACAGGGCCttgtccctcccctgcccagggagagcctggggctgggtcTCCTCCCTGTTCTCCAGGGCCTGGGCTGCAGCTCTCTCCCTCAGTAGGTGCTGACCTGAGGTCGAAGGTGGGGGGGCCCCGGGGCTCGGAGTCCGCCTGCTCTCGGTCAGCTTGACCAAAATCAGCTGCGATTTCCGGGGAGCCCTGGGGTAAACCCTAGCAAAGACAGACCAGCTCCCGGGGATCAGGGCTCAACAATGCTTCCCCAGGTCCCCCATGGGCTCAGGGAGCCGGAAACGTACGGGGGCAGGGCCTGGCACCTGCCTCAGCCCCGACACGGCAGCCTGTACAGCAGGGTCCTCCACAGCTGGACTCGGGGTGCTGGCCTGATGCCGGGGCACCTGCAGCGTCGTGCTCCCCCCCAAAGAGAGGCACAGGTGTGCACTCGAGGAACACACATGAACACGCATGCGCACACCAGCAGGGACGCCcacgaacacacacacaagagcaCGGGGGTCCTGAGGACTGGGGTCTGGGGGCGACAGCCGCCCCCCGCGGGCACCTGGCCTCCCGCaagcgccccccgccccgccactgcctggctctcctccagccccaccgCGGGCCCGCTCTGCCGGAGCTTCCATCCCACGCCAGCCGCTCCGCACGGTGACTCACAGAATGAATGGAACTTTCCGGCTGCAGGAATGGAAACGCACGCAGGTGCGGGGCAGGCAGCCCAGGCCGGGGGCTCAGGGCTCACAGTCAGGAGAACCTACTCTCCTGGAGAACAGGGAGCCCTCTGGCTCAGGGAGCACTCGCTGGGCTGGAGGGTCACAGGGGGCTGGGGCGTCTCCAGAAAGGCGCGAGCAGGAGCAGAACAGTGAGGCCCTGGCCAGCCTGGGTCAGGGACACACACCCGCCCCTGCTGGACTGAAAGGGGTGAGAGACAAGGCAGGGTCCGCCGCACCTGACCACGGGGGCTGGGGATGCTCCTCCCAGTAACCCAGGCCTTCCCCAGCCCCTAGTGGTCCAGAGCCGCTGGGGCTGGAGCTGTGCCCGCCAGGAGAAGGGTCCAGATGCTGACACCAGGTGGCCTCTGTCCCAGGCACACCCACACCTTGAGAGAAGAGTgcagaggaccccccccccacctcgaACACAGGGAGACCAGTCCTTCCCTCGGGGCCCTGGCTGTGGCCGAGAGTACCAGGGCCTCCCCCAACAGACCCCTGGGCCGTGAGGGCCACTCGGACCAATCCCAGGGCATGAGAAGTGGGGTCGCATGCCTGCCTCTCCAGGGCGTCGGCCGGGAACACAGAAGTCAGCCCCGAAGCCCTCCCCAGGCTGCAAGGCTATTCACGGACTCTGCAAGGCCAAGAACGGCGCGGAAACAAAGCCCCAGGCGGATGCTGAGCTCCAAGCGGAAGCCGTGCCATCTGCCCAGTGAACGAGTGAACGGCGCTGATTACACAGATGCTCCCCAAGTCCCGCTTTCCGCAGGATCGCCGCCTTTAATCCTCAGCCTCCCCCGGCCGCGCCCCGCCAGCCTGGCCACAGCTCAGCGCAGCTGCCTCCCGAGCCCAAAATAAGCCACAAGGCACCCGACATGGACACGTGCGACACGGGCCTAGCAGGGGAAGAAGTCAGGGAAGATACTGTCCACCTCCTCccgcagggccagggccaggctggggcagCCCACCTCCGAGCCCCATGGCTCCAGGGGGCCATCAGGGAGCTCGTGGAGGCCGGGCTCGGGGTCCACTGGGAAGCCCGGCTCGGCCCCGTCCAGCAGGCTGCTCCGGACCACGCTCCGAGAAGGGGCACGGACCCCTCTGCCCTCCACGGACCCTGGAAGCAGAGCGGACGCATCAGTCTGGGTACCGCGGCCGACACGGCAAGATCAAGGTGCAGAAGAGGCCACCCCTCCCTGTCCTGCCCAGCTTGGAAGCCCCTGACTCCCGAGTGCCGCGGCAGGTAGACGAATCCACTCCTGCTGGCTGCACTCGAGACCTACAAGGACCCGTGAGAGCATAACGGGAAACCGTGTCCCACACGGCACCTCGCAGACGTCCTGCTCTCCCGTCCTGATGCCCTCGCGAGGATGCTTAGGGGGAGGGAACACACAGACCCCGAGCGGCAGGAGACCCAAGCCAGCCCCATATGCCGCGCTCACAGAGACCCTCCACGTGCATGCACCTCCTCGTGCTCCCCACCCCCGTGACCTCGACGACCAGCAGCAGAGAAAACAGGCCCAGACACAGACGGCAGAACCTCGGTAGCACACAGCAAGGTGAGCCCACTCACACCTCCCCGCGCATCCCAGCCACCGGCCCCGCCCCTCACCCACACTGGCTGAGACCCTGAGGCGTGGCCCAGGCACACCCCCACTCACCCAGCCACCCGTCGGGACCAGTGTTCAGCAAGTAGGACACCCCGTCTTCCGCATCGCATCCCAACACGGGCCTGCATGGGATCAGAAGACGCCATCGTGAGTGACCCCAGCTGAGCCCAACTCCTTAAAGCTCAAGACCAAAGCGTAGGAGCTCAAAGGTGGCTTCAGGCTCAGGATGAACAGggcgcccctccctccccaccagaccGAACCTGCCCACCGAGGACAGACGGGCCCATCCCGCCACCCGCTTCTGCTGGtttccctccagcctctgccaCGCTCCCTTCCCACGCCCCAGCTGGTGCACGCTCGCAAAACACAAACTCGTTTACTATCAGCCAAAACACAGACCGGCTAGAAACACGACAACGTTTTTGGATCCGCGTCAGAAAGCCACACTGCGGCGTCGGGCTTAAACGGGCCCGGGCAGCCAGCTGCGGCCCAGGCACAGACAgcaaggggggcgggggggggggggtgaagaCATCCCCAGGGCGGGGGCGGGCAGAGTACCGGCTGCTGCGAAGGCCCACCGGGGCACCCACCTGGTGTCCAGCGTCCCGACAGGGTCGGCCCCATCCACCGGGGGCCCCGCCCGGCCCGGGCAGCTCTGAGCCTCTGCACTCACCAGCGGGGAAGGCGGCTGCCACGCGCCGGGAGGCCAGAGCGGGGGCAGCCTCAGGGCCTCGGGAGCACTTGGGCCTGGGGGCTGGGACAGCAGGCTACAGGGCTCTACGACAGAAGGGAGGTACAGGGTGGCCTCCCCGCATGCCCTCAGCCTGCGTCCACAGTCCCCGGCATAGGGACAGGAGAGCTCAGAAGCAGGAGGCAGACAAATGACCCAGAGATAGACACCCGGGGCCGCTGTGCTGGGCAACTGGGGTCAGGGAAGCTGCTCAGAGGAGACGCCAGCTTGACCTCAGCTCAGCCCTAAGAGGTCAGATACGGAACCCTGCCCCAGCTGCGGAACCCTGCCCCAGCTGCCCACAGTCCCTACCCAGCCTCCACCCTCAGGTCTCGCTCCCTGCCGCGGGACCTCCGCACCCTCACGCCTGCCCTCAGCTCCCAGAGTTCCCCCGAGGCCCTAGCTCGGCCGCCAGCCCCCGTGACAGGcggtcccctcccccactccttggGCACATTCCGGCAATCAGAAAGCACAGCCTTGGCTCCCAAGACAGTCAAGTGCGTGGGGCCTAAACCCCCCACGGTCATTCACACCCAAGGAGTGACAGACGGCTGGGCTGCGGGGTCCAGCACAAGCCAGACGCAGTCGTCGGAAATGCCCTGCGTGCGCGGTTGCACAGTAACAGAGGACAGATGCCCTCCCCGCACAGCCTGTGACTCACACGGCTCCAGAATACAGGATCAGGAGGGCGCCAAGAAGCCCAGGCTGTGTGGGGGCTGCTCGAGAGAGCCGGGCACAGCAGTGGCCAGCAGCAGGCACGAGGACGGGACCCAGGGACCCCCAGAGGcctgaggggaaggaggagcGGGGGCCTGTCCTCAGGGAGCAAAAGCGTGGACGCTGTTCCCCAACAAAGGAGGACAAGGGTGATGAAGGGGAGCCTGCAGCCGAGAAGCCCGGGCACCTCGGCCGCACCCCTGCTCTCAGTGGCGTCCATGAACCTGTTTGTCGCAGCTGCGAGCAGAGTGGGGTCCCCGAGGTTCACCCGACACGCGGGTGTGTCATGATGAGACCACGGTAGGTGCCCAACTTCGTTGAGGAACAGACCCCGTCGTGCCCGGGGCTCAGAAGCCATCCTGCAGCCCAGGCCTGACCCCTGGCGAGGACACCAAACCCATCCACACTGCGACCCGCTCTTGCTTACCAGGGAGGACTGTCGGACCCTCCACCACCTCGGCCGCCCCGGGCGGGGCCTCGTCCTCACCTGCGCCTGCGGTCCCACAGCTCACAGGAGCCCGTGGCCTAGGTgacagaagacagagggagatcCTGAACGGTCTGCATCTGCTGCCCCCAtgggccccccagcccccaggggacACTAACACAATCAGGCCGGAGGCTCCTGCGCCACGGTCTGGGGACCCTGCTGCGCCCGCACGCGACAGGGCCTGCGGCAGAACGTCCGTCTGCCACTCGCTCCACTCCTCCCGGGACGGACCCAGAACCTACAATGGAAACAGGCCTCGTAAATGACAACAGCcgagcaacacacacacacgcaggaaa
It encodes:
- the SOHLH1 gene encoding spermatogenesis- and oogenesis-specific basic helix-loop-helix-containing protein 1; amino-acid sequence: MRGAGAASRARGCVPAAALMASCGPEAALEGCSGSSPSSVLGCSEDYGQAACLVRAPRERPGSGSSLGLPRNVLSERERRKRISVSCERLRALLPRFDGRREDMASVLEMSVQFLRLAGTLLPSQEPHTVLGPSREEWSEWQTDVLPQALSRAGAAGSPDRGAGASGLIVPRAPVSCGTAGAGEDEAPPGAAEVVEGPTVLPEPCSLLSQPPGPSAPEALRLPPLWPPGAWQPPSPLVSAEAQSCPGRAGPPVDGADPVGTLDTRPVLGCDAEDGVSYLLNTGPDGWLGSVEGRGVRAPSRSVVRSSLLDGAEPGFPVDPEPGLHELPDGPLEPWGSEVGCPSLALALREEVDSIFPDFFPC